One window of Burkholderia thailandensis E264 genomic DNA carries:
- the aceK gene encoding bifunctional isocitrate dehydrogenase kinase/phosphatase — protein sequence MNHFPKLLSSQIGFDVAQTILENFDRHYRIFREAAVEAKDLFERSDWHGLQRLARERITSYDDRVRECVELLEDEYDAENIDHDVWPQIKLHYIGLLTSHRQPECAETFFNSVCCKILHRAYFNNDFIFVRPAISTEYIENDEPAAKPTYRAYYPGSEGLAATLERIVTNFQLNPPFEDLERDIACIMQAIHDEFGAFDEAVNFQIHVLSSLFYRNKTAYIVGRIINGDRVLPFAVPIRHARAGVLALDTVLLRRDQLKIIFSFSHSYFLVDMNVPSAYVQFLRSIMPGKPKAEIYTSVGLQKQGKNLFYRDLLHHLSHSSDRFIIAPGIKGLVMLVFTLPSFPYVFKMIKDHFPPPKETTREQIMDKYLLVKRHDRLGRMADTLEYSSVALPLARLDDALVRELEKEVPSLIEYEGDSLVIKHLYIERRMVPLNLYLQNGSDAEIEHGVREYGNAVKELIQANIFPGDMLYKNFGVTRHGRVVFYDYDEIEYLTDCNVRRVPPPRNDEDEMSGEPWYTVGPHDIFPETYAPFLLGDPRVREHFLAHHADFFDPQLWQDSKDRLLRGELPDFFAYEPALRFCLRYPERFAPGDAAEDGKRAAA from the coding sequence ATGAATCACTTTCCCAAACTGCTGTCCTCGCAGATCGGCTTCGACGTCGCGCAGACGATCCTCGAGAACTTCGATCGCCACTACCGGATCTTCCGCGAGGCGGCCGTCGAAGCGAAGGACCTGTTCGAGCGCTCGGACTGGCACGGGCTGCAGCGGCTCGCGCGCGAGCGCATCACGTCGTACGACGACCGCGTGCGCGAGTGCGTCGAGCTGCTCGAGGACGAGTACGACGCGGAGAACATCGACCACGACGTCTGGCCGCAGATCAAGCTGCATTACATCGGCCTCCTGACGTCGCACCGCCAGCCCGAATGCGCGGAAACGTTCTTCAATTCGGTGTGCTGCAAGATCCTGCATCGCGCGTACTTCAACAACGATTTCATCTTCGTGCGCCCGGCGATCTCGACCGAATACATCGAGAACGACGAGCCCGCCGCGAAGCCGACGTACCGCGCGTACTATCCGGGCAGCGAGGGGCTCGCCGCGACGCTCGAGCGGATCGTCACGAACTTCCAGCTCAACCCGCCGTTCGAGGATCTCGAGCGCGACATCGCGTGCATCATGCAGGCGATCCACGACGAGTTCGGCGCGTTCGACGAAGCGGTGAATTTCCAGATCCACGTGCTCTCGTCGCTGTTCTACCGGAACAAGACCGCGTACATCGTCGGGCGCATCATCAACGGCGACCGCGTGCTGCCGTTCGCGGTGCCGATCCGCCACGCGCGCGCGGGCGTTCTCGCGCTCGACACGGTGCTCCTGCGGCGCGACCAGCTGAAGATCATCTTCAGCTTCTCGCACTCGTACTTCCTCGTCGACATGAACGTGCCGTCCGCGTACGTGCAGTTCCTGCGCTCGATCATGCCGGGCAAGCCGAAGGCGGAGATCTACACGTCGGTGGGCCTGCAGAAGCAGGGCAAGAACCTGTTCTACCGCGATCTGCTGCATCACCTGTCGCATTCGAGCGACCGCTTCATCATCGCGCCCGGCATCAAGGGCCTCGTGATGCTCGTGTTCACGCTGCCGTCGTTCCCGTACGTGTTCAAGATGATCAAGGATCACTTCCCGCCGCCGAAGGAAACGACGCGCGAGCAGATCATGGACAAATACCTGCTCGTCAAGCGCCACGACCGCCTCGGCCGGATGGCGGACACGCTCGAATACTCGAGCGTCGCGCTGCCGCTCGCGCGGCTCGACGACGCGCTCGTGCGCGAGCTCGAAAAGGAAGTGCCGTCGCTCATCGAATACGAGGGCGACAGCCTCGTCATCAAGCACCTGTACATCGAGCGCCGGATGGTGCCGCTCAACCTGTATCTGCAAAACGGCAGCGACGCCGAGATCGAGCACGGCGTGCGCGAATACGGCAACGCGGTGAAGGAACTGATCCAGGCGAACATCTTCCCCGGCGACATGCTGTACAAGAACTTCGGCGTGACGCGCCACGGGCGCGTCGTGTTCTACGACTACGACGAGATCGAATACCTGACCGACTGCAACGTGCGCCGCGTGCCGCCGCCGCGCAACGACGAAGACGAGATGTCGGGCGAGCCGTGGTACACGGTCGGCCCGCACGACATCTTCCCAGAAACCTACGCGCCGTTCCTGCTTGGCGACCCGCGCGTGCGCGAGCACTTCCTCGCGCATCACGCGGATTTCTTCGATCCGCAGCTCTGGCAGGACAGCAAGGACCGCCTGCTGCGCGGCGAGCTGCCCGATTTCTTCGCCTACGAGCCGGCGCTGCGCTTTTGCCTCCGCTATCCGGAGCGCTTCGCGCCGGGCGACGCGGCCGAAGACGGCAAGCGCGCCGCCGCGTGA